From Eremothecium sinecaudum strain ATCC 58844 chromosome V, complete sequence, a single genomic window includes:
- the CDC31 gene encoding centrin (Syntenic homolog of Ashbya gossypii AAL110C; Syntenic homolog of Saccharomyces cerevisiae YOR257W (CDC31)) — MSNIHRRANTRVLAKPPTNNNLNANVDNGVLQKELLEEQKQEIYEAFSLFDMNNDGYLDFHEFKVALRALGFELDKRDILDIIDKYDTDGRRQISYDDFYLVVGDMILQRDPLDEIKRAFRLFDDDHTGKISIKNLKRVVKELGENLTDQELAAMIDEFDLDGDGEINEEEFISICTDS, encoded by the coding sequence ATGAGCAATATACACAGGAGAGCCAACACTCGTGTGCTTGCAAAACCCCCTACAAATAACAACCTTAACGCTAATGTCGACAACGGCGTATTACAGAAGGAACTATTAGAAGAGCAGAAACAGGAGATCTATGAAGCTTTCTCCTTGTTTGACATGAATAACGATGGATATTTAGACTTCCATGAGTTTAAAGTTGCCTTAAGAGCTCTAGGTTTCGAGTTGGATAAAAGAGATATTCTTGATATTATTGATAAATACGATACTGATGGCCGTCGTCAGATCTCATACGATGATTTCTACCTAGTTGTTGGTGATATGATACTACAGAGGGATCCATTGGATGAGATTAAAAGAGCTTTTAGGTTATTTGACGATGATCATACTGGTAAGATTAGTATTAAGAATCTAAAACGAGTAGTTAAAGAATTAGGAGAAAACCTTACAGACCAAGAACTTGCTGCTATGATAGATGAATTTGATCTAGATGGAGATGGCGAAATAAACGAAGAGGAGTTTATCTCGATATGTACTGACAGCTAA
- the ANP1 gene encoding Anp1p (Syntenic homolog of Ashbya gossypii AFR357W; Syntenic homolog of Saccharomyces cerevisiae YEL036C (ANP1)) — protein MKYQTKTSASVSLVGTIITVLVLVKLFLSGNGLNIFYSNYIPNFRNVPQVAYYDLSDYRGNKDGWQRRDRVLFCVPLRDAAEHLPMFFKHLSEMTYPHNYIDLSFLVSDSKDDTMKVLKDYIYRLQSQQDKSKRFGAIEIYEKDFGQVIGQSFSDRHGFAAQGPRRKLMARARNWLGSVALKPYHSWVYWRDVDVQIIPKTILEDLMHHDKDIIVPNVWRPLPEWLSNIQPYDLNSWVESEGGLQLAESLGEDDVIVEGYPEYATWRVHLAYMRDPNGDPEEEMELDGVGGVSILAKANVFRTGSHFPAFSFEKHAETEAFGKLSRRMGYGVVGLPHYVIWHIYEPSSDDLKHMVWLAEEEKRKIEETKIRELYAKIWDIGFEDVRDDWEIERARILKNTDPHVLDREVQVDWSDVESVPYDEDTSGQHDSGKKEDKNVPLDFNPDH, from the coding sequence ATGAAATACCAGACCAAGACATCCGCTAGCGTAAGTCTAGTTGGAACTATAATAACTGTATTGGTCTTGGTGAAATTATTTTTATCCGGTAATGGCCTGAACATTTTTTATTCCAACTATATACCCAATTTCAGGAATGTTCCTCAAGTGGCATATTATGATCTTTCGGACTATCGTGGTAATAAGGATGGTTGGCAACGTAGGGATAGGGTGTTGTTTTGTGTGCCATTAAGGGATGCTGCTGAACATTTGCCAATGTTCTTTAAGCATTTGAGTGAGATGACGTATCCACACAATTATATCGATCTATCGTTTTTAGTTAGTGATTCTAAGGATGATACTATGAAGGTGCTTAAGGATTACATCTACAGGCTTCAGTCTCAACAGGATAAGTCTAAGCGATTTGGTGCTATCGAAATCTACGAAAAAGATTTCGGTCAAGTGATTGGACAATCATTTTCTGATAGACATGGGTTTGCAGCTCAAGGGCCAAGGCGTAAGCTAATGGCTAGAGCACGTAACTGGCTGGGTTCTGTTGCGTTAAAGCCATACCACTCTTGGGTGTATTGGCGTGATGTTGATGTACAAATTATACCGAAGACAATTCTCGAGGATTTAATGCACCATGACAAGGATATTATTGTTCCTAATGTTTGGCGTCCTTTGCCAGAGTGGTTAAGCAATATCCAACCTTATGATTTGAACTCCTGGGTTGAGTCTGAGGGTGGACTACAGTTGGCCGAATCACTCGGTGAGGATGACGTCATAGTGGAAGGGTACCCTGAGTACGCTACATGGAGAGTCCATCTGGCATACATGAGAGACCCCAATGGTGACcctgaagaagaaatgGAGCTAGACGGTGTTGGTGGTGTGTCTATCTTGGCCAAGGCCAATGTGTTCCGTACGGGCTCCCATTTCCCAGCTTTCTCCTTTGAAAAGCATGCAGAAACCGAAGCATTCGGTAAACTATCCCGTAGAATGGGGTATGGCGTCGTTGGACTACCGCATTACGTTATCTGGCATATTTACGAGCCTTCTTCAGACGATCTGAAGCACATGGTATGGTTAGCAGAGGAGGAAAAGCGTAAAATTGAAGAAACAAAGATTCGCGAGCTATACGCCAAAATATGGGATATAGGATTTGAAGACGTCAGGGATGACTGGGAGATCGAGCGGGCACGTATCTTGAAGAACACTGATCCTCACGTCTTGGACAGAGAAGTACAAGTGGACTGGTCAGACGTTGAATCCGTCCCCTACGATGAAGATACGTCCGGCCAACATGACTCCGGTAAAAAAGAGGATAAGAACGTTCCTCTAGATTTCAATCCCGACCACTAG
- the RPT4 gene encoding proteasome regulatory particle base subunit RPT4 (Syntenic homolog of Ashbya gossypii AAL113W; Syntenic homolog of Saccharomyces cerevisiae YOR259C (RPT4)): MSDAQDPLLAALNGGGRESRGETEQPAPNADVAVNPEQDARNKALSQFKKKLLEHRRYDDQLKQRRQDIRELERQYEKTEQDIKALQSIGQLVGEVMKELSEEKYIVKASSGPRYIVGVRNSADRSKLKKGVRVTLDITTLTIMRILPRETDPLVYNMTTFEPGEISFDGIGGLTEQIRELREVIELPLKNPEIFQRVGITPPKGVLLYGPPGTGKTLLAKAVAATIGANFIFSPASGIVDKYIGESARIIREMFAYAKEHEPCIIFMDEVDAIGGRRFSEGTSADREIQRTLMELLTQMDGFDNLGQTKVIMATNRPDTLDPALLRPGRLDRKIEISLPNEAGRLEIFKIHTAKVKKNGEFDFEAAVKMSDGFNGADIRNCITEAGFFAIRDDRDHIIQEDLMKAVRKVAEVKKLEGKLEYQKL; this comes from the coding sequence ATGTCAGATGCACAGGATCCATTGCTGGCAGCTTTAAATGGTGGTGGAAGGGAATCAAGGGGAGAAACTGAACAACCGGCTCCTAATGCAGATGTGGCGGTTAACCCAGAACAAGATGCTCGTAATAAAGCTTTGTCCCAATTCAAAAAGAAGCTTCTTGAGCATAGACGGTATGATGATCAATTGAAGCAGAGGAGACAAGATATACGAGAATTGGAAAGGCAATATGAAAAGACAGAACAAGATATTAAGGCCCTACAATCTATTGGCCAGCTTGTCGGTGAAGTGATGAAAGAGCTTTCAGAAGAAAAGTACATTGTCAAGGCTTCTAGTGGACCAAGGTATATAGTAGGTGTGAGAAATAGTGCTGACCGTTCCAAATTGAAGAAGGGTGTCAGGGTTACATTAGATATAACGACGTTAACCATCATGAGGATCTTGCCTCGCGAAACCGATCCACTGGTCTATAATATGACGACATTTGAGCCAGGTGAGATCAGTTTTGATGGAATTGGTGGTTTGACTGAGCAGATAAGAGAACTAAGAGAGGTCATCGAGTTGCCTTTAAAGAATCCTGAAATTTTCCAGAGAGTTGGTATTACGCCACCAAAGGGTGTTCTATTATATGGCCCACCAGGTACGGGTAAAACCTTGCTTGCCAAGGCGGTTGCAGCCACCATTGGAGCCAATTTCATCTTTTCTCCAGCTTCTGGTATTGTGGACAAGTATATCGGTGAGTCTGCTCGTATTATCAGAGAAATGTTTGCATATGCGAAGGAGCATGAACCATGTATTATATTCATGGATGAAGTTGACGCAATCGGCGGTCGTAGATTCAGCGAAGGAACGTCTGCGGATCGTGAAATTCAGCGTACATTGATGGAACTACTCACCCAAATGGACGGTTTCGATAATTTGGGTCAAACGAAGGTCATTATGGCCACCAATAGACCAGACACATTAGATCCTGCATTGTTAAGACCGGGTAGATTGGACAGAAAGATTGAAATTAGTCTTCCAAATGAAGCCGGTAGGTTAGAGATTTTCAAGATCCACACAGCTAAGGTGAAGAAGAATGGTGAATTCGACTTCGAAGCTGCAGTCAAGATGAGCGATGGCTTCAATGGTGCCGATATCCGTAACTGTATTACAGAGGCTGGTTTCTTTGCCATCAGAGATGATCGTGACCACATTATTCAGGAAGATTTGATGAAAGCTGTTAGAAAGGTTGCGGAGGTAAAGAAGCTAGAAGGTAAGTTAGAATACCAGAAACTCTGA
- the MRPL40 gene encoding mitochondrial 54S ribosomal protein uL24m MRPL40 (Syntenic homolog of Ashbya gossypii AAL111C; Syntenic homolog of Saccharomyces cerevisiae YPL173W (MRPL40)) yields the protein MSYKHLTKISERFLKQTSRSSMPSSYFKKLQNRTTPEFMKTDLPHVKDSEKFSDYKDWKFLPGDRVVITKSGEWKGQVAKITTLDKDSNGYILDDDGPKKWVPVPKDYWVENQKTHMAHVPIPVTQNDIKLVADVDDPQQEGKTKVVAVRDVVFRGSYYDENYKRMMPYRCVAGQENLVIPWPKPRESEDGVLATDSEVARTQTFFVESIVKQPIPEDAFLNIRNPKSRYRRGTLTSRDIAKLVGPEMPMTKAREAYIKEKDELRRREKPKLTDDDMELIGSRLYKHFAGKV from the coding sequence ATGTCTTATAAGCATTTAACTAAGATCTCTGAACGGTTTCTGAAGCAAACTTCAAGGAGTTCAATGCCTTCGAGTTATTTCAAGAAACTTCAAAACCGTACTACTCCAGAATTTATGAAAACAGATCTGCCTCACGTTAAAGATAGTGAAAAGTTCAGCGATTACAAAGATTGGAAGTTCCTACCTGGTGATAGAGTTGTTATAACGAAAAGCGGCGAATGGAAGGGCCAGGTTGCGAAAATTACCACCCTAGACAAAGATTCCAACGGCTACATCCTAGATGATGATGGTCCAAAAAAATGGGTTCCAGTTCCAAAGGATTATTGGGTTGAAAACCAAAAGACGCATATGGCCCATGTTCCTATTCCAGTGACACAGAATGATATTAAGCTAGTTGCCGATGTGGATGATCCTCAGCAAGAAGGAAAAACtaaagttgttgcagtaAGAGACGTTGTATTTCGTGGGTCTTACTATGATGAAAACTACAAGCGCATGATGCCGTATAGATGTGTAGCCGGTCAAGAGAACCTGGTGATTCCATGGCCGAAACCCAGAGAGAGTGAAGATGGTGTGCTGGCGACAGACTCAGAAGTTGCAAGAACGCAGACGTTCTTTGTGGAATCTATCGTGAAGCAACCTATTCCAGAAGATGCATTTTTAAATATCCGTAATCCTAAGTCTAGGTACAGGAGAGGAACTTTGACTAGTAGAGATATTGCTAAGTTGGTTGGTCCTGAGATGCCAATGACCAAAGCTAGAGAGGCCTACATTAAAGAGAAGGACGAGTTGCGCCGTCGTGAAAAACCTAAATTGACCGATGATGACATGGAACTGATTGGATCACGTTTATATAAACATTTCGCTGGTAAAGTGTAA